A genome region from Bufo gargarizans isolate SCDJY-AF-19 chromosome 2, ASM1485885v1, whole genome shotgun sequence includes the following:
- the LOC122925786 gene encoding splicing factor 45-like, giving the protein MSLYDDLGVETSDSKTEGWSKNFRLLQSQLQVKKAALTQAKTHRTKQSTVLAPVIDLKCGSTDDQQIIDTPPHVAAGVKDPVPSGFSTDVLVPLADEYDPMFPNEFEKVDKRQREERQRLRELERQKEIEEREKRRKDRHEASGFSRRPDPESDEEEDFDRERRKRVMGGAAIAPPTSLVEKDRESIVPSYDEEPRPHPPIPKAAIPPPIYDEPERPRSPTGPSNSFIANMGGTVAHKIMQKYGFREGQGLGKHEQGLSTALSVEKTSKRGGKIIVGDLADKVDASKKADPNPLTETLKCPTKVVLLRNMVGAGEVDEDLEGETKEECEKYGKVSKCVIFEIPGTPDDEGVRIFLEFERVESAIKAVVDLNGRYFGGRIVKACFYNLDKFRTQ; this is encoded by the coding sequence ATGTCTTTATATGACGATTTAGGCGTGGAGACGAGCGACTCAAAAACAGAAGGATGGTCGAAAAACTTCAGGCTTTTGCAGTCCCAGCTGCAGGTTAAGAAGGCAGCTCTAACACAAGCAAAGACTCACAGGACAAAACAGAGCACAGTACTTGCCCCCGTCATTGACTTAAAATGCGGCAGTACAGATGATCAACAGATTATTGATACCCCGCCTCACGTGGCTGCTGGAGTGAAGGACCCTGTTCCCAGTGGGTTTTCTACAGATGTCTTGGTTCCGTTAGCTGATGAGTATGATCCCATGTTCCCAAATGAATTTGAAAAAGTGGATAAACGACAGAGAGAGGAAAGGCAACGTCTGCGTGagctggaaaggcagaaagaaatTGAAGAAAGAGAAAAGCGAAGAAAGGACCGGCATGAGGCCAGTGGGTTTTCCCGTAGACCTGATCCTGAATCTGATGAGGAGGAAGATTTTGACAGAGAGCGTCGTAAGAGAGTCATGGGAGGAGCAGCTATTGCGCCACCTACATCACTGGTTGAGAAGGATCGGGAatccattgtgccctcttatgaTGAGGAGCCGAGGCCCCATCCACCTATACCTAAAGCAGCAATTCCACCTCCCATATATGATGAGccagagagacctcggtccccaACTGGGCCCAGCAATTCATTTATTGCAAACATGGGTGGAACTGTGGCTCATAAAATCATGCAGAAATATGGCTTCCGGGAAGGACAAGGTTTGGGAAAACATGAGCAGGGACTTAGTACTGCCTTATCGGTTGAGAAAACAAGCAAGAGAGGAGGCAAAATAATTGTTGGTGACTTGGCTGATAAAGTTGATGCATCTAAAAAAGCTGATCCAAACCCTCTTACAGAAACACTGAAGTGTCCTACCAAAGTGGTTTTATTGCGGAATATGGTTGGTGCAGGGGAAGTGGATGAAGATCTGGAGGGTGAAACAAAAGAAGAATGTGAAAAATATGGCAAAGTTAGCAAATGTGTCATTTTTGAGATCCCTGGCACTCCAGATGATGAGGGTGTGAGGATATTTTTGGAATTTGAGCGGGTGGAGTCGGCTATAAAAGCTGTGGTGGACCTCAATGGAAGATACTTTGGTGGTCGAATAGTGAAGGCATGCTTCTACAACCTAGATAAATTCAGAACTCAATGA